ATCAAAAGTGCAGGCACAAGGTGGAACAATGGGATGTTGCATGGATAATATCGAATATATAATGGTGGAGAAATAGTAAGTAAGATAAATCTAGCTCCATTCCAAAGATAATGTAGGCATGTGTTTCCAAATCATCCGGTCGTCAAAAAAGAACTCAATACTCCTGCTATCCTACCTTCGTATTTCACCGCGGCCATTAAAAAAATGAGTCATTAAGGTTGTGGAAGATCTCGAGATAGTCcggaagaggagagagaaattgagagaagaaaaaatcacTCGTAATCGGGAGTGGAAAATCTAGCTTCACGGCACGGGTAGCACACCTTCGTGCAAATAGTTACgagccattagtggagctaTGGAGGCCCATGCTGCAAGCTGGCTTGACCTCTTCGTGGATCCAATAGCTCTTGATCATTTGCGCGCAGGCCTCTGCTCTAGTTCTGTCCTTAGcaataaacacaacaaattAAGAGAAATAAAGAATATGCTTAAGTTTCTTTTGGCGGTGAACGTGTGTTTGAGAGTCGCGGGAGGCGGGGAAGCGCGGGAAACTAATCTTGTGCGCGCGAAGCTCACTGCCCAGGGTATCGCGGGACCCACACATTCGCTAAACTTGTCAGTGACCTCATAACCCTTCGTGCCTCGTTAGGCTAGTCGTTCTCATTTCCGCCTCTCTGCTTCTCCCCGGCCAAATCTTTCCCCCTGAAAGGCCGAAACAAATCCAGAACCAATCGGCTTATGATTATTTTGTCGCACTGATGGGAATCCCCAATCTTCTCCGCTTCATGAAGCCATTCATCGAGCCCGTGCACATCAAGAAGTACACCGGCCAACGGGTAAATAGATCCCCCAATATTTCACCTTGCACTCGCACTTTTCTGTTACAATTTCATCCATCTATCGGATTTATCGCTGCTTGTTCTTTGCGTCGGCAGGTCGGTATCGATGCCTACACTTGGCTACACAAAGGAGCCTATTCTTGCAGCATGGAGCTGTGCTTGGACCCTAAGAGCGGCGGTGCCAGGCGCTACATCAGCTATTTCATGCACCATATCAACCTCCTGCGGCATCATAAGGTTGTGCCCGTCGTCGTCTTTGACGGGTGCAGCATGCCCTGCAAGTCAGCCACGGATAAAGACAGGCACAAGTATGCCTATTCGAACTGTCATACCATCTGCTTGAGAAATgcagttccttttttttcatctgtTAGCTAACTTAGTGTGATCAGTTGAGATTGTATGATTTGTTAGCATGGGAGGTATTTTAATTGTTGCAACACTAGCATTGTGCGTTAACTCCTTGCACAGCTTTGTTTTAAGGTCACAATGGAGTTGGTTAatctctctaaaaaaacaatggaGTTGGTTGGTCATCAGATTGGAAACATGTATGGAACCAATAGGAATCGAACTTCTATTGGCGTCAGGAACAGTCCCTTTCAGTAGTTAACTTTCAGTCTTAATGTTTagatagtactccctctgttggTTGGATTGTCCGTTCTAGTGAGAGGCCATggctagcgagtccctacaagtggtctagacttgttttgctttgatgagtaggtttgtttggtgtgctcatcttataacgcctaACGAACCCGttctggatcaaagtttagcaccgactccgatttggcggaattttccgtcctagtgagggaacatgcctagcgagtccctacaagtggtgtagtcttgtttcgctttgatgagtagctttgtttggtgggCTCATCCCAGTACCTCCAATGGACACGTTCTgcatcaaagtttagcaccgactccgatttggctgAATTTTCCGTCCAAGTGAGGGaacatgcctagcgagtccctataagtggtctagtcttttTTCGCTTCGacgagtagctttgtttggtgggCTCATCCTcgtacctaaaatggacacgttcgggatcaaagtttagcacagactCCGATTTGGCTGAACTGTCCGTCCTATTGAGGGACCaagcctagcgagtccctacaagtggtctagtcttgtttcgcttccaTGAGTAGcgttgtttggtgtgctcatcctagtacctcaaatggacatgttccggatcaaagtttagcaccgacaccgatttggccgacttgtccgtcctagtgagggaccatgcctagcgagttcatacaagtggtctagtcttgtttcgctttgatgagtagctttgtttggtgtgctcatcctaataccttaaatggacacgttccggatcaaagtttagcaccgactccgatttggctgGATTGTCCGTTCTAGTGAGAGGCCATGGCTAGCAAGTCCTTACAAGTGGTCTAGACTTGTTTCACTTTGaggagtagctttgtttggtgtgctcatcttgaTATGGGTgtgggtggcccgatctttcgatgagattgataactctcgatttgggtaggaggcgACGTTGAcaatccgactacggcctaggaggcagcgccttagcaatcgatacaccaactccagagggttattgatcatgTGGgtgcacgatcaacctgaccacgaaggtttttgttcctgcaagcaatcgaagaccaagcaagaacaagataaatagcggatgcaatctcaaattgcgaatatactatatcaaaccaatgtctcgacgagacgataagttggagtcttgacgacggtaaaacaggtggtctaaccgacacacgcgattacacgataGTAGCAAAGATgactaaactttatctaatcaaaacccaaggctccttaggggagCTCatgggtatataaaggaggagggagagatattttcgtgcaccttgagtaaggaggccgaaatccaactctatctctaactttcctaacaaactacaactctttaggaaacagaaaaacagatccgtcatcttgttttgtccgccacggtcagcacgagtcgaatctcttgatggggccagatccgttggaaagatcttgttttgcttgatttggactcgggatgcggcctgggtgattaaaacaaattcgggtctcctgacagctcggacccgaatcggattcaattttagttcataatatctttctctagcaagctccgaatcatgtggcgtttgatttgtttgaaagtagacttgataggcttcactttgaatctccctttgcaggctatcacacttcatcttcactttggacttgtaaagttcaataagatgcctacataataagattacacaagatagtagctccgcctctttgcaagtaacatattggaaacattttgtaattgaattcacctggttataattgttattagatacaccaacaattagtgT
This is a stretch of genomic DNA from Brachypodium distachyon strain Bd21 chromosome 1, Brachypodium_distachyon_v3.0, whole genome shotgun sequence. It encodes these proteins:
- the LOC112269972 gene encoding exonuclease 1-like translates to MGIPNLLRFMKPFIEPVHIKKYTGQRVGIDAYTWLHKGAYSCSMELCLDPKSGGARRYISYFMHHINLLRHHKVVPVVVFDGCSMPCKSATDKDRHKYAYSNCHTICLRNAVPFFSSVS